A window of the Mucilaginibacter sp. cycad4 genome harbors these coding sequences:
- the recQ gene encoding DNA helicase RecQ, with protein sequence METKKSLFDNLQNFFGFDNFKGEQEAIITNILAGNDTFVIMPTGGGKSMCYQLPALMSDGTAIVISPLIALMKNQVDQLRAFGGSDSIAHFLNSSLTKSEIGKVKEDVLAGKTKLLYVAPESLTKQENIDFLRLNHVSFVAVDEAHCISEWGHDFRPEYRKIRQVISNIGENIPIIALTATATPKVQQDIQKNLQMNNATVFKSSFNRGNLFYEVRAKRNVIKEIVKFVKQNQGKSGIVYCLSRKKVEEVAEALNLNGVRALPYHAGLDPKVRAETQDKFLMEDVDVIVATIAFGMGIDKPDVRYVIHHDVPKSMEGYYQETGRAGRDGGEGVCVAFYSEKDIDKLQKFMKDKPVSEREIGTQILKEVIDYCESSVCRRKQLLHYFGENFNEAGCNNMCDNCCTHKEHFDGEEHLHRTLSLIKHIGEKFDDHHIISILMGEENAQIKNYEHDQLDYYGSGKEQGKNLWNSLLRQALLNNYISKDIDQYGLLRLTKSGIGFIENPHSIRFVLNKVMEAADDDSDDDGPKQSGGALDTQLLQMLKELRKKLAKQKGLPPFVIFQDPSLEEMCTHYPINTEELKQISGVGAGKALKFGKPFTDLIQKYVEDNDIDRPIDMVIKSAANKSALKVFIIQNIDRHLNLDDIAASKGLTYEEILKEVETIVNSGTKLNLNYYIDEVIDEDKQEEVFDYFRTAEADSIDEALAELGSDDYTREEVQLMRIKFMSELGN encoded by the coding sequence ATAGAAACAAAGAAATCGCTATTTGACAATCTCCAGAATTTTTTCGGGTTTGATAATTTTAAGGGAGAACAGGAAGCGATAATAACCAACATCCTGGCCGGTAATGATACATTCGTTATTATGCCTACCGGTGGTGGCAAATCGATGTGTTATCAGTTACCAGCTTTGATGAGCGATGGCACGGCAATCGTAATTTCACCATTGATAGCCCTGATGAAAAATCAGGTAGATCAGCTCAGGGCGTTTGGAGGATCAGATAGTATAGCCCACTTTTTAAATTCATCACTTACAAAATCAGAGATAGGCAAGGTTAAAGAAGATGTACTGGCAGGGAAAACCAAGTTATTGTACGTGGCCCCCGAATCGTTAACCAAGCAGGAAAATATTGATTTCTTACGTCTTAACCACGTATCGTTCGTGGCGGTAGATGAAGCTCACTGTATTTCGGAGTGGGGGCATGATTTCAGGCCCGAATACCGTAAAATACGCCAGGTGATCAGTAATATAGGCGAAAATATCCCCATAATTGCTTTAACGGCTACAGCTACTCCAAAAGTTCAGCAGGATATTCAAAAAAACCTGCAAATGAATAACGCAACCGTATTTAAATCGTCATTTAACCGCGGTAACCTGTTTTATGAAGTAAGGGCGAAGCGTAACGTCATCAAAGAGATTGTAAAATTTGTAAAGCAAAACCAGGGCAAGTCGGGAATTGTGTATTGTCTTAGCCGCAAAAAGGTTGAGGAAGTAGCCGAGGCGCTTAACCTTAACGGGGTAAGGGCGCTGCCGTATCATGCAGGGCTTGATCCTAAAGTGCGTGCGGAAACGCAGGACAAATTCCTGATGGAAGATGTTGACGTTATTGTTGCTACTATTGCATTTGGAATGGGTATCGATAAACCCGATGTTCGGTATGTAATACACCATGATGTGCCTAAAAGCATGGAAGGCTATTACCAGGAAACCGGAAGGGCCGGGCGTGACGGGGGAGAAGGTGTTTGCGTGGCTTTTTATTCGGAAAAGGATATTGATAAGCTTCAGAAATTCATGAAAGACAAGCCTGTTTCGGAACGGGAAATAGGCACCCAGATACTCAAGGAGGTTATTGATTATTGCGAGTCGTCGGTTTGCCGCCGTAAACAGTTGTTGCATTATTTTGGCGAAAACTTTAATGAAGCGGGCTGTAATAACATGTGCGATAATTGCTGCACCCATAAAGAACATTTTGATGGCGAGGAGCACCTGCACAGGACATTAAGTTTAATTAAGCATATTGGCGAGAAGTTTGACGACCATCACATCATCAGCATATTAATGGGTGAGGAAAATGCTCAGATCAAAAATTATGAGCATGACCAGCTTGACTATTACGGTTCGGGCAAAGAACAAGGTAAAAATCTTTGGAACTCGCTTTTAAGGCAGGCATTACTCAATAATTATATTTCAAAGGATATTGATCAATATGGGCTTTTGAGGCTCACTAAAAGCGGCATTGGCTTTATCGAGAATCCGCACAGTATCCGTTTTGTTTTGAATAAGGTTATGGAGGCTGCTGACGATGACAGCGATGATGACGGGCCAAAACAAAGCGGCGGTGCACTTGATACCCAGTTGCTGCAAATGCTTAAAGAACTGCGTAAAAAGCTGGCCAAGCAAAAAGGACTGCCGCCGTTTGTAATATTCCAGGACCCTTCGTTAGAAGAGATGTGCACCCATTACCCCATCAACACCGAAGAGCTTAAACAAATTTCGGGGGTTGGCGCAGGCAAGGCGCTGAAGTTTGGTAAACCTTTTACCGATTTGATCCAGAAATACGTGGAGGATAATGATATCGATCGGCCAATTGATATGGTGATCAAAAGTGCTGCCAATAAATCGGCGCTTAAAGTGTTCATTATTCAAAATATCGACAGGCATTTAAACCTTGATGATATTGCCGCTTCAAAAGGCCTTACTTATGAGGAGATCCTGAAAGAGGTTGAAACTATTGTTAACTCAGGAACCAAGCTTAACCTGAATTACTATATTGATGAGGTTATTGACGAGGATAAACAGGAAGAAGTATTTGATTATTTCCGCACTGCAGAAGCTGATTCTATCGATGAAGCCTTAGCCGAACTGGGCAGCGATGATTACACCCGTGAAGAGGTGCAGTTAATGCGTATTAAATTCATGTCGGAGTTGGGGAACTAA
- a CDS encoding OmpA family protein, with protein sequence MKIAVLLVLALCLPALLCAQQPTRYSSSNKEAVKFFATAYQNLDEHLYDEAIQNSLKAISEDSKFVEAHLLLADLYRMRRMYKPAVEQYAKVISLSPEFNRGVYLKAAEMEIHDAGYAQAQQHLEKYLSYPDISPQNNTYAKKMLADAKFSIQAMTHPVPFKPINIGAEINTANDEYLPVATADESTLIFTRKINNNEDFYKSEMINGKWNTATYLSNQINTEKYNEGAQSISQDGKYLFFTGCNRPDGLGRCDIYIAQKKGNDWGKPVDLNPPVNTSGWESQPSINADGRTLYFVSNRKGGYGGYDIWKSTLGEKGWGEPENLGPNINTSYNELSPFIHPDDSTLYFSSDGWPGLGSKDLFVSRLDKEGKWQKPENLGYPINTSGDEGGLSLTAAGDYAFFSSDNLNGFGGYDIYKFELPVKLRPRLVTYVKGFVKDVKTKQPLEAAIEIIDLESNLPVYQDYSDDEQGDFLATLTSGKNYALNISKSGYLFYSENFSLKNYKIKSPFNIVALLSPIEIGNKVILKNIFFDTNKFDLEKESKAELAKLIEFLGVNSTTRIEISGHTDNTGNHQGNQTLSENRAKSVYQYLVSKGVAPARLIYKGYGETQPIASNTTEEDRAKNRRTEFMIITK encoded by the coding sequence ATGAAAATTGCAGTATTATTGGTGCTTGCATTGTGTTTACCTGCTTTGCTTTGTGCCCAGCAGCCAACCCGGTATTCGTCATCCAATAAAGAAGCTGTAAAATTTTTTGCTACCGCTTATCAAAACCTCGATGAACACCTTTATGACGAAGCGATCCAAAACTCACTTAAAGCTATTAGTGAAGATTCAAAGTTTGTAGAAGCACACTTATTACTCGCCGATTTGTACCGAATGAGGCGCATGTACAAGCCGGCTGTTGAACAATACGCTAAAGTCATTTCACTTAGTCCTGAATTTAACAGGGGTGTATATCTCAAAGCCGCTGAAATGGAAATCCATGATGCGGGTTATGCACAGGCCCAGCAGCATCTCGAAAAATACCTTAGCTATCCCGACATCAGTCCTCAAAACAATACCTATGCAAAAAAAATGCTTGCCGATGCTAAATTCAGTATCCAGGCGATGACACATCCGGTGCCATTTAAACCGATAAATATCGGGGCTGAAATAAACACTGCCAATGACGAGTATCTCCCGGTTGCTACAGCCGACGAAAGCACATTGATATTTACCCGGAAGATCAATAACAACGAAGATTTTTATAAAAGCGAAATGATAAATGGCAAGTGGAATACCGCCACTTATTTAAGCAACCAAATTAATACTGAAAAATATAACGAGGGCGCACAATCCATATCGCAGGATGGTAAATACCTGTTTTTCACAGGATGCAATCGCCCCGATGGCTTAGGTCGTTGCGATATTTATATCGCTCAAAAAAAGGGGAATGACTGGGGAAAACCTGTTGACCTGAACCCACCGGTGAATACGTCGGGCTGGGAATCCCAACCCTCTATAAATGCCGATGGCCGCACGCTTTACTTTGTAAGTAACCGTAAAGGCGGTTATGGCGGCTATGACATTTGGAAAAGCACGCTGGGCGAAAAAGGCTGGGGCGAACCTGAAAACCTTGGCCCCAATATTAATACATCCTACAATGAACTATCGCCGTTTATTCACCCTGATGACAGTACACTTTACTTTAGCAGCGATGGCTGGCCGGGTTTGGGCAGCAAGGACCTGTTTGTTAGCCGCCTGGATAAAGAGGGTAAATGGCAAAAGCCCGAAAACCTTGGATATCCTATCAATACCAGTGGCGACGAGGGCGGTTTATCGTTAACTGCCGCCGGAGACTATGCTTTCTTTTCATCGGATAACTTAAACGGTTTTGGTGGCTATGATATATATAAGTTCGAGCTGCCTGTGAAGTTGCGGCCCCGTTTAGTAACTTATGTTAAAGGCTTTGTTAAAGACGTAAAGACGAAACAACCTCTTGAAGCTGCAATTGAGATTATCGACCTGGAAAGTAATTTGCCGGTTTACCAGGATTACAGTGACGATGAGCAGGGGGATTTTTTAGCGACACTAACGTCGGGCAAAAACTATGCGCTTAATATCTCAAAAAGCGGATATCTGTTTTATTCCGAAAACTTTTCCCTTAAAAATTATAAAATTAAAAGCCCGTTTAACATTGTGGCCCTGTTATCACCTATTGAAATTGGCAATAAGGTAATCCTTAAAAATATTTTTTTTGATACTAATAAGTTTGACCTTGAAAAGGAATCAAAAGCCGAACTTGCCAAGCTCATTGAGTTTTTGGGGGTAAACTCAACTACCCGTATTGAGATATCAGGCCATACAGATAACACAGGTAATCACCAGGGTAACCAAACCTTATCTGAAAACAGGGCAAAGTCTGTTTATCAATATCTTGTATCGAAAGGGGTTGCCCCTGCCCGCCTTATTTACAAGGGATACGGTGAAACGCAACCAATAGCATCCAATACAACAGAGGAAGACAGGGCAAAAAACAGGCGTACGGAATTTATGATCATAACTAAATAA
- a CDS encoding tetrahydrofolate dehydrogenase/cyclohydrolase catalytic domain-containing protein, whose amino-acid sequence MQLLDGKYVSEKLKVEIAEEAAKILEQTGRKPHLVAVLVGHDGGSETYVASKMKNCEKVGFKSSLVRYEDDVTEEELLKKVEELNADADIDGIIVQLPLPKHIDPEKVTERIDYRKDVDGFHPVNLGRMQRNLPSFIPATPYGITLMLKEYGIETAGKHCVVVGRSNIVGSPMSILMARNTTPGNCTVTICHSRTPDIKKFTLDADILVVAIGKKNFITADMVKDGVVVVDVGMNRETSTTTKSGFKLYGDVDFENVAPKSSWITPVPGGVGLMTIVGLLKNTLASANKEVYK is encoded by the coding sequence ATGCAGCTTTTAGACGGAAAATACGTTTCAGAAAAACTTAAAGTTGAAATAGCTGAAGAAGCAGCTAAAATATTGGAGCAAACCGGCCGTAAACCACATTTGGTTGCAGTCTTGGTTGGTCATGATGGCGGTAGCGAAACCTATGTAGCCAGCAAAATGAAGAACTGTGAAAAGGTGGGCTTCAAATCATCACTGGTGCGTTATGAAGATGACGTTACTGAAGAAGAGCTACTGAAAAAGGTAGAAGAGCTAAACGCAGACGCCGATATCGACGGAATTATCGTACAACTTCCGCTACCAAAACACATCGACCCCGAAAAAGTAACCGAGCGTATTGATTACCGTAAAGATGTTGATGGTTTTCACCCGGTTAACCTGGGCCGGATGCAGCGCAACCTGCCATCATTTATTCCGGCAACGCCTTATGGCATCACTTTAATGCTTAAAGAATACGGCATTGAAACAGCAGGTAAGCATTGCGTGGTGGTTGGCCGCAGTAATATCGTTGGTTCGCCAATGAGTATCCTCATGGCACGCAACACAACCCCGGGCAACTGTACGGTAACCATTTGCCACAGCCGTACACCTGATATCAAAAAATTCACTCTCGATGCAGACATCCTGGTCGTAGCCATCGGTAAAAAGAATTTCATTACTGCCGATATGGTTAAAGATGGTGTAGTAGTTGTTGATGTGGGTATGAACCGTGAAACCTCAACCACAACAAAATCAGGCTTTAAGTTATATGGTGATGTTGATTTTGAAAATGTTGCACCAAAATCATCATGGATTACCCCGGTACCCGGTGGTGTAGGCCTCATGACCATTGTTGGTTTGCTTAAAAACACTTTGGCATCGGCTAATAAAGAGGTTTATAAATAA
- a CDS encoding Rieske (2Fe-2S) protein, protein MKWHKIKVTQDITKPFITKEKIGGKSLCIVGFENKLYAVSAKCPHAGADLSEGLCVRKLIVCPYHRYTYDLETGKGGEGQHDFIETYPVEIRDDGVYIGVNSVWDKLKLGFK, encoded by the coding sequence ATGAAGTGGCATAAAATTAAAGTTACCCAGGACATAACCAAACCTTTCATTACAAAGGAAAAGATTGGAGGTAAGAGCCTTTGCATTGTTGGTTTTGAGAATAAATTATACGCAGTATCGGCAAAATGCCCGCATGCCGGTGCTGATTTGAGCGAAGGGTTATGCGTAAGAAAGCTGATTGTTTGTCCATATCACCGGTATACCTATGACCTTGAAACAGGCAAGGGGGGCGAAGGGCAGCATGATTTTATTGAAACTTATCCCGTTGAAATAAGGGATGATGGTGTCTACATAGGTGTAAACTCTGTTTGGGATAAATTAAAGTTAGGTTTCAAGTGA
- a CDS encoding 7-carboxy-7-deazaguanine synthase QueE has product MAHQIPDDGTLLPLMEEFYTIQGEGYNTGKAAYFIRLGGCDVGCHWCDVKESWDAELHPLTAADTIVSNAALHPAKAVVVTGGEPLIYNLDYLTHNLHEKGIKTFIETSGAYPLSGDWDWICLSPKKFKAPTPNVAESAHELKVIVFNKSDFEWAEYHAKMVSPDCKLYLQPEWSKSKEMTPLIVDYVKENPQWEISLQTHKYLNIP; this is encoded by the coding sequence ATGGCACACCAAATACCAGACGACGGCACGCTGCTTCCTTTAATGGAAGAGTTTTATACGATACAGGGGGAAGGGTACAATACCGGCAAAGCCGCATATTTCATTCGCCTTGGCGGCTGTGATGTAGGTTGCCATTGGTGCGATGTTAAAGAAAGCTGGGATGCCGAGTTGCACCCGCTTACCGCAGCTGATACCATTGTAAGCAACGCTGCCCTTCATCCGGCAAAAGCTGTTGTAGTAACCGGTGGCGAGCCCTTGATTTACAACCTTGATTACCTGACCCATAACCTGCACGAAAAGGGAATAAAGACATTTATCGAAACTTCTGGTGCATATCCGCTTTCGGGCGATTGGGACTGGATCTGTCTTTCACCAAAAAAATTCAAAGCGCCTACACCTAACGTTGCTGAAAGCGCCCATGAGTTAAAAGTGATTGTTTTCAATAAATCTGATTTTGAGTGGGCAGAATATCATGCCAAAATGGTATCGCCCGATTGTAAGCTTTACCTGCAGCCCGAATGGTCAAAATCCAAAGAAATGACCCCGCTGATTGTTGATTATGTAAAGGAAAACCCGCAATGGGAAATTTCATTACAAACACATAAGTATCTGAATATTCCATAA